The Lutra lutra chromosome 15, mLutLut1.2, whole genome shotgun sequence genome includes a region encoding these proteins:
- the CRABP2 gene encoding cellular retinoic acid-binding protein 2, with amino-acid sequence MPDFSGNWKIIRSENFEDLLKVLGVNVMLRKIAVAAASKPAVEIKQEGDTFYIKTSTTVRTTEINFTIGEEFEEQTVDGRPCKSLVKWESENKMVCEQRLLKGEGPKTSWTRELTNDGELVLTMTADDVVCTRVYVRE; translated from the exons ATGCCCGACTTCTCCGGCAACTGGAAGATCATCCGATCCGAAAACTTCGAGGATTTGCTCAAAGTGCTGG GGGTGAATGTGATGCTGAGGAAGATCGCCGTGGCTGCGGCGTCCAAGCCAGCTGTGGAGATCAAACAGGAGGGAGATACTTTCTACATCAAAACCTCCACCACGGTGCGCACCACGGAGATCAACTTCACGATCGGAGAAGAGTTTGAGGAGCAGACTGTGGACGGGAGGCCCTGTAAG AGCCTGGTGAAGTGGGAGAGCGAGAACAAAATGGTCTGCGAGCAGAGGCTTCTGAAGGGAGAGGGCCCCAAGACCTCCTGGACCAGGGAGCTGACCAATGACGGGGAGCTGGTCCTG ACCATGACGGCGGATGATGTCGTGTGCACCAGGGTATACGTCCGAGAGTGA